A region of Ignavibacteriota bacterium DNA encodes the following proteins:
- the pruA gene encoding L-glutamate gamma-semialdehyde dehydrogenase, translating into MTAFENMVPLSFQNPEEIQKQKEALAFVREQLGKEYPNIIGGEEIYTDKKTVSYNPARKTEVVGTFQKGVMNHAEDAIQAAAKAFETWKYTPAEERASYLFKAAEIMRQRRFEINAWMITEAGKNFAEADADTCEAIDFMEFYAREAIRYGQMQPLTPYPGEKNEYFYIPLGVGVCIPPWNFPFAIMAGISSAGFVAGNTVVLKPSSETPMMAWLFADIMRQTGLPSGVLNFFVASGAEAGDHLVDHHLTRFISFTGSMEVGLRIIERAAKTNPGQIWIKRVIAEMGGKDAIVVDSEADVDSAVAGTVASAFGFQGQKCSACSRVIVDTAIYDEFVEKVQKEVEKIQVGEPADNYRMGPVISPKAEKTILEYIEIGKGEGRLINGGSKIAEMDGYFIQPTVFADIDENARIAQEEIFGPVLAIVKARDYDHALDIANGTIYGLTGAVYTNNEAKIERAKREFHCGNLYINRKCTGALVDVHPFGGFNMSGTDSKAGSRDYLMLFLQGKSVATKI; encoded by the coding sequence ATGACAGCATTTGAAAATATGGTTCCTCTCAGTTTCCAAAACCCTGAGGAAATTCAAAAACAAAAAGAAGCTCTGGCTTTTGTCAGAGAGCAACTCGGAAAGGAATATCCAAACATAATCGGCGGCGAAGAAATTTATACTGATAAGAAAACTGTATCTTACAATCCCGCAAGAAAAACCGAAGTGGTCGGTACTTTCCAAAAAGGAGTAATGAACCACGCTGAAGATGCAATCCAAGCTGCAGCAAAAGCATTTGAAACTTGGAAATACACTCCTGCTGAAGAACGTGCTTCCTATTTATTCAAAGCAGCAGAAATTATGCGTCAGCGTCGTTTTGAAATCAACGCATGGATGATAACCGAAGCCGGCAAGAATTTTGCTGAAGCTGATGCCGATACTTGCGAAGCAATTGATTTTATGGAATTTTATGCCCGCGAAGCAATACGCTACGGACAGATGCAGCCACTTACCCCATATCCGGGCGAAAAGAATGAATATTTCTATATTCCACTTGGTGTAGGTGTATGTATTCCACCTTGGAATTTCCCGTTTGCAATTATGGCTGGTATTAGCTCAGCAGGATTTGTAGCTGGCAATACAGTAGTATTGAAACCATCATCTGAAACTCCTATGATGGCATGGCTCTTTGCAGATATTATGCGTCAGACAGGTCTTCCGTCGGGCGTTCTAAACTTCTTTGTAGCCAGTGGTGCTGAAGCAGGCGACCACCTTGTTGACCACCATTTGACAAGATTCATCTCTTTTACCGGCTCAATGGAAGTTGGTTTAAGAATTATTGAACGTGCTGCTAAAACTAATCCGGGTCAAATATGGATTAAACGTGTAATTGCTGAAATGGGTGGCAAAGATGCTATCGTTGTTGATTCAGAAGCTGATGTTGATTCTGCTGTAGCCGGAACAGTAGCTTCTGCGTTCGGTTTTCAGGGACAGAAATGCTCAGCATGCTCACGCGTAATAGTTGATACAGCAATCTATGATGAATTTGTTGAAAAAGTTCAGAAAGAAGTTGAAAAAATTCAGGTTGGTGAACCGGCAGATAACTACCGTATGGGTCCGGTTATCAGCCCTAAAGCTGAAAAAACTATCCTCGAATACATCGAAATTGGTAAAGGCGAAGGCAGATTAATAAACGGTGGCTCAAAAATAGCAGAAATGGACGGATATTTCATTCAGCCGACAGTATTTGCAGACATTGATGAAAATGCCCGTATTGCTCAGGAAGAAATTTTCGGTCCGGTTCTTGCGATTGTTAAAGCTCGTGATTATGACCACGCTCTTGATATTGCAAACGGTACAATTTATGGTTTAACCGGTGCAGTTTATACTAATAATGAGGCAAAAATCGAACGCGCTAAACGTGAATTCCATTGCGGTAATTTATATATCAACCGTAAGTGTACGGGCGCTCTCGTGGACGTACATCCATTTGGTGGATTTAACATGAGCGGTACAGATTCAAAAGCAGGTAGCCGTGATTATTTAATGCTCTTCTTACAGGGTAAATCTGTAGCTACAAAAATATAA
- a CDS encoding LysM peptidoglycan-binding domain-containing protein, producing the protein MQKLSEAVLLERQADVVALENELNELRASKISLIPEFYNKIIALAKDIRGLYREKKITTYTVGTWAENRDCLWNIAGKIDIYSDPFMWPKIWQGNTDQIRNPDIIFPGQVLQIPAKGPKSSDELKAERKYWRMKKEAQAENAQAGGVQ; encoded by the coding sequence ATGCAGAAACTATCCGAAGCAGTTCTATTAGAAAGACAAGCTGATGTAGTTGCACTTGAAAATGAATTAAATGAACTTCGTGCTAGTAAAATCTCTTTAATTCCGGAATTCTACAATAAAATTATTGCTCTTGCAAAAGATATTCGTGGTCTGTACAGAGAAAAGAAAATCACAACTTACACAGTTGGTACTTGGGCTGAAAACCGTGACTGTTTGTGGAATATTGCAGGTAAGATTGATATCTATTCAGATCCATTTATGTGGCCAAAGATTTGGCAGGGTAATACTGACCAGATTCGCAATCCTGACATAATTTTCCCTGGTCAGGTTCTTCAGATTCCTGCTAAAGGACCTAAATCCAGTGACGAGCTCAAAGCAGAACGTAAATACTGGAGAATGAAGAAAGAAGCACAAGCTGAAAACGCTCAAGCAGGCGGAGTTCAGTAA
- a CDS encoding PhoH family protein gives MELLEKKIAFDNVELLTLFGSNDTHLNLIENRFKAGIIVRGNIITLKGPQEDILKIEKIFEEMLYMIKRNKNISEDDVKTVIELIDGNHSKLDPKKDNKSINQIIFQGVKDSIRIRNPKQLDYLNKVEENDLVFAIGPAGTGKTFLAVAMALAALRNNEVSRIILSRPAVEAGESLGFLPGDLQEKIDPYLRPLTDAMHYMISPEKVKTLMERNIIEITPLAYMRGRTLSNSFIILDEAQNATTMQMKMFLTRLGVNSKAIITGDITQIDLPLKKLSGLIDANRILQNIKGIEFVYFDNKDVVRHRLVADIVKAYEKDDSSTKEVTKQKIKDNNKQ, from the coding sequence ATGGAATTATTAGAAAAGAAAATTGCATTTGATAATGTGGAGCTGTTAACACTTTTCGGCTCTAATGACACACATCTGAATCTTATAGAAAATCGTTTCAAAGCTGGTATCATAGTCAGAGGTAATATCATAACACTCAAAGGACCTCAGGAAGATATCCTCAAAATTGAAAAAATTTTCGAGGAAATGCTTTATATGATTAAACGCAATAAGAACATTTCTGAAGATGATGTTAAGACTGTAATAGAACTAATTGACGGTAATCATAGTAAATTAGATCCAAAGAAAGACAACAAATCAATCAATCAAATCATTTTTCAGGGCGTCAAAGATTCAATAAGAATTCGCAATCCTAAACAGCTTGATTATTTAAATAAAGTTGAGGAGAATGACTTGGTATTTGCGATTGGTCCTGCCGGAACCGGTAAGACCTTTCTTGCAGTAGCAATGGCTTTGGCAGCCCTTAGAAATAACGAGGTCTCAAGGATTATTTTATCCAGACCGGCTGTAGAAGCCGGAGAATCTTTAGGTTTTTTGCCGGGAGATTTACAGGAAAAAATTGACCCTTATCTCCGCCCTCTTACAGATGCTATGCACTATATGATTTCTCCTGAAAAAGTAAAGACTCTTATGGAGAGAAATATCATAGAAATCACTCCTCTTGCATATATGAGGGGAAGAACTCTCAGTAATTCATTTATCATTTTGGACGAAGCACAAAATGCTACGACAATGCAGATGAAAATGTTTTTAACCAGATTGGGTGTTAACTCCAAAGCAATTATAACAGGAGATATTACACAGATAGATTTACCTCTGAAAAAACTCTCCGGACTGATAGATGCAAACAGAATTCTTCAAAATATTAAAGGCATAGAATTTGTATATTTTGATAACAAAGATGTTGTTCGTCATCGTTTGGTAGCAGATATTGTCAAAGCTTATGAGAAAGATGACTCAAGCACTAAAGAAGTTACAAAACAAAAAATAAAAGATAATAATAAACAATAG
- the cdaA gene encoding diadenylate cyclase CdaA: protein MELFKIGFLTITMFDLLDIFIVATLFYYLYRALKNTVAVQILFGMVIIIALQFITEASNFRSLNWILRTISDVWLLAFVILFQPELRKLLLIITRSPIFKLFVKPKISESLDEIVDTIKELSAKHIGALLVFTRSQNVQMTVDTGVPMQAAISKELLMSIFNTKSPLHDGAVIINNDIILAARCVLPLTSVTKYGSKNLGTRHRAGLGLSEQVDTLVIIVSEETGGVTVADGGELIINIPDDQLFSIISSRLYD from the coding sequence ATGGAACTGTTTAAGATAGGATTTCTAACCATAACGATGTTTGATTTGCTCGATATTTTTATCGTAGCAACTCTGTTTTATTATCTTTACAGAGCATTAAAAAATACTGTTGCTGTTCAGATTTTATTTGGTATGGTCATAATTATCGCTTTACAGTTTATAACAGAGGCATCTAATTTTCGCTCATTAAATTGGATTTTGCGTACAATATCAGATGTTTGGCTTCTTGCATTTGTAATACTTTTTCAACCGGAATTACGAAAATTACTTCTTATAATTACAAGAAGTCCAATTTTCAAATTATTCGTTAAACCAAAAATTTCTGAATCCTTAGATGAAATTGTAGATACAATCAAGGAACTGTCAGCTAAGCATATTGGTGCATTGTTAGTCTTTACACGCTCACAGAATGTACAGATGACAGTTGATACCGGAGTTCCTATGCAGGCTGCAATTTCAAAAGAATTACTAATGTCAATTTTTAATACAAAATCACCTCTTCATGACGGAGCTGTAATAATCAATAACGACATAATTCTTGCTGCTCGTTGTGTTTTGCCTTTGACCTCGGTCACAAAATACGGCTCAAAAAATTTAGGTACCAGACACAGAGCCGGACTAGGATTGTCAGAACAAGTTGATACTTTAGTAATTATTGTTTCTGAAGAAACAGGTGGTGTAACAGTGGCTGATGGCGGCGAACTTATAATCAATATCCCTGATGACCAACTTTTCAGTATAATTAGCTCCAGATTATATGACTAA
- a CDS encoding protein-L-isoaspartate(D-aspartate) O-methyltransferase: MTNEIINNFLKLNPQKREFLVSSLRNKGISELTLSALNSIPREYFLKKSLWDEAYDDKALPIDFNQTISQPATVGLMTDLLEIEEGSKVLEIGTGSCYQALILSYLGAEVFTVERIENLKINIEQTFKDFPYKFNYFFGDGTSGLVEYAPYDRIIVTAGSPEIPTTLLNQLKIEGIIVIPVGDKNGQTMKKVIKLSKDQYDVSQHGEFRFVPLLGLHGWSY, from the coding sequence ATGACTAATGAAATTATAAATAATTTTCTAAAACTAAATCCGCAGAAAAGAGAATTTTTGGTTAGCAGTTTGCGAAACAAAGGCATCTCAGAACTTACTTTATCTGCCCTAAATTCAATACCAAGAGAGTATTTCTTAAAAAAGTCTCTTTGGGATGAGGCTTATGATGACAAAGCTTTGCCAATTGATTTCAATCAAACAATATCTCAACCAGCAACTGTTGGTTTAATGACTGACTTGCTTGAAATTGAAGAAGGCTCCAAAGTTCTTGAAATTGGTACTGGAAGCTGCTATCAGGCGCTGATATTATCCTATTTAGGTGCAGAAGTATTTACTGTTGAAAGAATAGAAAATTTAAAAATCAATATTGAACAAACCTTTAAAGATTTTCCTTATAAATTCAACTATTTCTTTGGCGATGGAACATCTGGACTTGTTGAATACGCTCCTTACGATAGAATAATTGTTACAGCCGGCTCGCCGGAAATACCGACAACATTACTTAATCAGCTTAAAATCGAAGGTATAATAGTGATTCCTGTCGGTGATAAAAATGGACAAACCATGAAAAAAGTCATCAAATTATCGAAAGATCAATATGATGTCAGCCAACATGGCGAATTTCGTTTTGTTCCTTTATTGGGATTGCATGGCTGGAGTTATTAA
- a CDS encoding phosphatase PAP2 family protein, giving the protein MKRLIDSLTMSDIYTLSMLLLYTLLAVIFFNNIGHSLYLIIGNIAIISFVVYISLITKRFSNNEKFMLFRRVYIAPVVFVIYSQIHNYIPIINPELYDLTLIEWDKFLFGVNPTEWIYAIAYPPLTEYLQFSYMLYFVMPIVHGVELHFRKENASLGIFARNILFAFYLSYLLYFFMPAIGPRFFIHDFATLSLELPGLLLTEFFRSIVNNGGGIPIGAVNPADFVNRDCMPSGHTMITLVNVYFVFKNKSKFRIPIFIFSMSLIFATIYLRYHYVVDIIAGVIFAYISIKIEPIIRKFVKEILGFKSA; this is encoded by the coding sequence ATGAAAAGACTTATAGATTCTCTTACAATGTCGGATATTTACACTTTGTCAATGCTGCTTCTCTATACACTCTTGGCAGTTATCTTCTTCAACAATATAGGACATTCACTTTATCTTATTATTGGAAATATTGCTATTATTTCATTTGTTGTTTATATTTCTTTAATCACAAAAAGATTCAGCAATAATGAGAAGTTTATGCTCTTCCGACGGGTATATATAGCACCGGTAGTTTTTGTAATTTATTCCCAGATTCATAATTACATACCGATTATCAATCCTGAATTGTACGATTTGACGTTGATTGAATGGGACAAGTTTTTATTCGGTGTTAATCCTACAGAATGGATATATGCAATTGCATATCCTCCACTTACTGAATATCTTCAATTCAGCTATATGCTTTATTTTGTTATGCCGATAGTTCATGGTGTCGAACTTCACTTCAGGAAAGAAAATGCAAGTTTAGGAATTTTTGCTCGCAATATATTATTTGCTTTTTATCTTTCTTATTTGCTGTATTTCTTTATGCCTGCAATAGGACCGAGATTTTTTATTCACGATTTTGCCACATTAAGCCTTGAGCTGCCCGGACTATTGCTTACTGAATTTTTCCGAAGCATAGTAAATAATGGTGGTGGAATTCCAATAGGTGCTGTTAATCCGGCTGATTTTGTAAATAGAGACTGCATGCCAAGTGGTCATACAATGATAACACTGGTAAACGTATATTTTGTTTTTAAGAATAAATCAAAATTTCGAATCCCAATATTCATTTTTTCAATGAGTTTGATTTTTGCAACAATCTATTTGAGATATCATTATGTTGTCGATATTATAGCAGGAGTTATTTTTGCGTATATTTCAATTAAAATTGAGCCCATTATAAGAAAATTCGTTAAGGAAATACTTGGTTTTAAGAGCGCTTAA
- a CDS encoding HNH endonuclease — MKESTGLGGKVLVLNQSYEPVSLCSVRKAIVLLLLFKAEMVVERKNRTIRTINNYFPYPSVIKLMTYVKIPLKNVELSRKNVIKRDGNRCQYCNKNSIEMTIDHIIPRSRGGVESWENLITACVRCNNKKGNRTPEEAGMPLLSKPRKPNHIVFLKQHIGKLEESWKPFLFME; from the coding sequence AAATCAAAGTTATGAGCCTGTAAGTCTTTGTTCGGTCAGAAAAGCAATTGTGCTTTTGCTTCTTTTCAAAGCGGAGATGGTTGTAGAAAGAAAAAACAGAACTATCAGGACAATCAATAATTATTTTCCATATCCAAGTGTCATTAAACTAATGACTTATGTAAAAATTCCATTAAAAAATGTGGAACTGTCCCGTAAAAATGTTATTAAACGTGATGGTAATCGCTGCCAGTATTGCAATAAGAATAGTATCGAAATGACTATTGACCATATTATTCCAAGGTCAAGAGGTGGTGTTGAGTCATGGGAAAATCTTATAACTGCTTGTGTACGTTGTAATAATAAAAAAGGCAACCGAACTCCTGAAGAAGCAGGGATGCCTTTATTATCAAAGCCAAGAAAGCCAAATCATATTGTTTTTCTTAAACAGCACATAGGTAAACTTGAAGAATCATGGAAACCGTTTCTATTTATGGAGTGA